A region of the Litchfieldia alkalitelluris genome:
GTCACCATTGAGTCAAATGTGGGGGATTGGGAGCAGAGTTGAAAAAACATTAAATCGAATGGGGATTACAACGATTGGCCAGCTCGCCAATTATCCGCTTGAACTACTCGAGAAAAAATTCGGCATTATGGGAAATCAACTTTACCATCATGCATGGGGAGTAGATTTATCTGAATTAGGAGCGCCACTTATTCAAGGACAAATTAGCTTTGGAAAGAGTCAAATCTTGCTGAGAGACTATCCTGATCCAGAAGAAGTAAAACATGTCATCCTGGAAATGTGTGAGGAAGTCGCACGTCGAGCAAGGCGTGAAAAGAAAGCAGGGAGAACGATCAGTCTAGGGATAGGCTATAGCCATGAGGAATTCGGTGGAGGATTTTACCGTTCAAAAACAATTGATTCATATACAAATATTACAATGGAAATTTATAAGGTTTGTTTGGAGTTATTTGAAAAGCATTATGTTCCAAAAACTGTTCGAAAGATTTCTATTATGTTATCAAATATAGAAGAAGATCAGGAATTGCAACTTGATTTATTTTACGCTAACCGTCTAAAGCAACGCGAGGTTGGCTATGTGATGGACTCAATTCGAAACAAGTTTGGTTCGAATGCGATTCTTAGAGCTGTTTCCTACACAAATGCTGGAACTGCGAGGCATCGAAGTAGGCTAGTTGGCGGACATAAAGCGAACTAATAGAGAAAGAGGTGAACCATCATGATTCGAGATCGTGGTGCGATAAAATGGACATCAATGATGCTACCAGAGCATGTAAAATTATTGCGCGATTGGGCGGCAGAGGATTTGCATCAACAAAAGCCAGAACTTGATGAGCAGCAGCTCGAAGAAATGAACAGTTTAATGTGTGAAGCCATGGAAACAGGTAACCAATTAATCATTACTTACTACGAGCAAAACCGTCACAAGCTTCTAATAGGAACCGTGCATCATTATGATGAATTCACTCAAAAACTACATGTAATTGATAAATTTAATGATCCACACTATATAGCAGTAAACCAACTAATTGACTTAAGAATAGCTGATTAAATAATCGATAATAAACTTTTTAGAGGTAGACCTCCATGCTAATTCGATTCACACCATGGGGATTGAAAATAGTGTACTTACTAAGTGTGGAATGTGCGGAGAGCGACTTGACTCCTGCGGGACCCTAGTGGTTTCGGGAGACCCCCGCAGGAGCCCAGGCAACGAGGAGGATCCCGGACCGCCCCGCGGTATCCCGCAAGTGGAGCGCAGCTCATGGAACTCCACAACCAAAGTTATTTTCAGGGTACACAATATAGACATATAAAAAGGACAACTTGACCTACTAAGTTGTCCTTTTTAGCTTTAATATTAATTTTGAAAGCGCATTAATTATACTAGAAAAAATTTTAGAAGAATTATTTTTTCTCGAAAATATTTAAGTCCAGCAAAGCTTGGAAAACTTCTTCCCCAGCATCAGATGTAAGCTCAACTTCCTGACCAGGTTGTAAAGATAAAGCTAAAACACCTAAAAGACTCTTTGCATCAACAACCCAATGTTCTTTTTTGATTAGAACAGTTCCAGGAAATTGGCTAGTTGTGTTCACTAATTTACTTGCTGCTTCAGCAAAAATTGGTTTTAAGACATTAACAACCATCAAAAACACTCCCTCAAAATTATGTATTTATATTCTAAGTATAGATAGGAATAGAGGATGTAGCAATACAAAATTTAAAAGTTAGTAGAAAAGACAAAAATAAGAGAAGAGCGGGGAAGTAAAGCCCGCTTAAAAATGTTATTCTGCACCTACACTAGACTCAAATCTTCCTTTATGTGAGCCATCACAAAAAGGTTTCTTCTCAGATAAACCACATCGACAAAGTGAAAAGGTTTGTTTGGTAGTAAAAACTTTTCCATTGGCATCAACAAGCTCAACATCACCAGTAACACGAAGTGAGCCATTATTATTAACTTTAATTTGAGCTTTAGACAAATCTAGACCTCCTTTGAAAAGCTACGTTCTTTAATTGTTTCGTTTCGAATGTAATCAGCTCGGGCCAAAAGTCAATCTGTCTAGAATGGTTAAAAGCAACTTCCAGACGTCTCGACTTATACTCGCCCATCTGTTGGGAGCGCCTTTTAGCTTTTTGTTGTTATAGATACAATATGTGTAAATAATAGAAATATGATAAAATGGAAGCATAAAGAAGTAAAGGGGATTTATGTTGTGGAAATTACGTTTACAGAACAAGCAATCGGAAAATTAACTGAACGATTGATAGATAAAGAAACATTAATTAAGTTAAGATATGAAACAGAGGGATGTGGCTGTGTGGTAAGTGGCGTTCCAACACTTTGGATCGTTGACCAGCAAGAGGATGACGATATCATCATTGAAACGAATTTTTGTTCGGTAGCAGTCGAAAGAACAAAAATGGTTTTTTTAGATGAAAAGTTAAAAATTGATTATGTAGAATCAGCAAATTGCTATTCTTTAAAAAGTCCTAATCAAATCTTAAATCCGCGTATGATGTTAATAGAAAAGAGAGAGTCGACAAATGAATCAAAAGCTTAAAACGATAAAGAATGTAGCTGAAAATAAAACTTGGGTTTCCTTTTTAAGTAATAACCATCCATTTAGTTTACTACATTGGTCAGTAGCAGGTAGTAATAAGGATCAAAAAAATGTATGGCTAATTCAAGATGAGGTCACCTTTGAAGCAAAGGAATTTGAAACAATTGAATTAGCAATCGCGTATATTGAGGAGAACTACCAAGATATTACAGATGTATTAGGATAGAGGCTGAAAAATTCAGCCTCTTTATTATTGTGTCTAGCTCCTCTAAAGCTTCAGACCCTTCCGACGGACGCAAGTTTCCTGGTGTCAGGTTCAGGTCATCGATTCTCTAATCGGGTTAACCAAGGTGGGCCTTATATAAGCTATCATTCAATCTCAGCCAAAAACTCATCAATCGCAGCCTCATAGTCTTCTTTATTATCAGCAAACGAGTATGCATGATTCCCATTTACCGCGAGGAATAATTTTTTTGGTCCTTCCTTTGATTCATATAACTTCTGAGTCATTTCAGGCAGGATATAGTCATCTTTCTCACTATGAATGAACAGAATTGGACTTTTAATCTTTTTGATTACCGCAATAGGTGATACTTCCTCAATTCGATACCCATCTCTTAGCTTTAAGAAAAAATTTGCAACAGGAAGCACCAAAAAGGAAGGAAGCTTAAATTCTTTTTTTAAACGATATTGCAATTGCTCCTTAAAATCGGAAAAAGGACAATCAGCAATATAAAAGTCCGCACCATCTTCAATCATTCCCGCATATAGTAAGGCGGTGACCGCACCCATAGATTCACCGTGGATACCAATGGTAGCATCTTCACCATACTGCTTCTTAACCCAGTTAACAACAGCCTGTAGATCAAATTTTTCATAGTGACCATAGCTTGTTGTGTTCCCACCGGATTGACCGTGTCTTCTTTGATCATAGATAATTACATTCCATCCACGACTAAGAAAAAGTTTCATATACTTAATGGAATTAATTTTATTCATTGTCACGCCATGAGAAATGATGATGAATTTCTTCTCTAAGTTAGCTTTTGTAAACCAACCATGAATATCATAGCCAAAGGGAGAAGGGATACGAATGTTTTTTTTATTGAACTGATGGTATTCTTCCATTGTAAATCTACCTTCAGATAACTCACGATATAAAATAGCTTGATCGCTTTTCTTTTTTATAAACATGACGATATTAGTGAAAAAAAGGCCGATTGCGGTGAGAGTAGCAAGTAGAGCTCCAAGTGTGATGAATAGTCTTTTCATTTGATTCCTCCTAGCGGGCGTTCAGATATTAGTAATCAGTATGTACAAAGCGTGTTCTTATTTAAAATAACCAATCATGATATACTATTATAAACGAATTTTTAGTGGGGGAGAAACATGGCAAAGAAGAAACATAAAGAAAAGCCTAAAAAGAAACAGGATGACAAACTAAGTCTAGGAGACTTATTAAATGAAGATATCGTATCAAAATTAAAAAATACTCAAAAAGAATTAAAGGAAAAAGAGCAAAGAGAGCTTGAATTAGAGGAAGAAAGAAAGCGGAAAGAGCGTAAAGAACGTGAAAAAAATAAATCGTTTGAAGAATTATTTAATGAAAGTTCGTTAAAGTGGAGTGACTTTAAAGATAAATAACATGAAAAAGCTTGTGGATTCATATCTAGAATTCACAAGCTTTTTATATTTTAGAGACTATGGTGCTGATACCCAATTGATTTTGTCACTTCTTTAATGCTATGTATTTCCTCATCTGTTAGTGGGTTTGAAGAAGCAGCAGCAATATTAGCTTTTAGTTGCTCAACGGTACTAGCTCCTACAATTACAGAGGCAACTGTTTGTTCATGGAGGAGATAACGTAAAGCGATATCGGTAAGAGAACGACCTGCACAAATCTCTTTTACTTGTGTTACTGCTTTTTGTAGTTCTTCGGAAGTATAATCTAAATAACCTTTATTAAATAACATTTGCTTTGTAGGGTCAAAAGAACGCTCTGTTAAAAAGCCTTTTGCAACAGGACCTCGCGCCAATATACTAACTTGGTTGTTCTTGAGTAAAGGTAGTGCCTGATCTTCCGGTCGGCGGTCCAGAATACTGTACTGCATCATCACACTAACAATCGAAGAACGATTCACAAACTCGTTTATGACAGTTGGCCGGATGGAGGAAATCCCATAATAACGAATAACTCCCTCTTTTTTTAACTGTTCGAAAGCATCGATTGTTTCATCGATATGATCTTCCATGGTTCCACCGTGTAGTTGATATAAGTCAATGTAATCAGTTTGTAGTCGACGTAAACTGTTCTTCACAGCCTCCATAATATATTGCTTTGAAGGGTCCCAGGACCAACCATCCTTACCTTTTTCAAATCGATTACCTACTTTAGTTGCTAAGATAATTGACTTGCGTTTCTCCTTTATGACTTTACCGACATATTCTTCGTTTAGACCTTGGTCGTATAAATCAGCAGTATCAAGATAGTTAATGCCACCTTCAATAGCTTCATTAATAATGCGAGTGCCTTTTGCTTCCTCCGTCCCAATACTCATACACCCTAGTCCAATTTCACTAGCATATAAATCTGATGTCCCAATCTGTCGTTTCTTCATTTCGATTCCTCCCTTTATGGAATCATTGTAGCAAGTTTTATGATAGGAGCTCAAATAGTTAAACTGAAAGTTTTTCATGATGAAAGGAATTATTCAGGTTGTAGCCTGACCTTGAGTAAATTGAGAGTTAAGATTCACTAAAAGATTATTGGCGAAATGACACTACCTTTCCATGTTTTTTGTCGGGTTTAGAATAATTAATCCATTGTTCGACGGTTTCAAATTGCTTGCTATATTCTTTGAGTTTCTGTCTGATTTCCCATGACTTCCCTGTCAGTGTAATGCCCTTATCCATAATGTAAATTTTCACTGAAAATTCACTCCTTCATCATTCTTAGGTCTATCTGCAGATTATGGTAAAATGTATGAGGACATATTGATTAGTAGAACAGGAGTGTTTAATAATGGAACATTTAGTAGAGAAAACAATAGCAAGGCAAACAATCTTTGAAGGGAAAATAATTGATTTACATGTTGAAGATGTTGAATTACCTAATGGGAAAACTAGTAAAAGAGAAATAATTAAACATCCAGGGGCTGTGGCAGTAATAGGAGTTACGAAAGAAGATAGGATATTAATGGTAAGACAGTACCGCAAGCCAATGGAACGAGTAATGGTAGAAATACCTGCAGGAAAGCTCGAAAAGGGAGAAGAGCCAATTGTGACAGCAGCAAGAGAGTTGGAAGAAGAAACAGGGTATGTATGTGAAAAGCTAACTCCGCTTATCTCCTTTTATACATCACCCGGTTTCGCAGATGAATTAGTCCATTTATACGTTGCAGAGAATCTGCAGAAAAAAGAAAATGCAGCTTCATTAGACGAAGATGAGTTTGTCGACTTATTAGAGGTAACCTTAGAGGAGGCGCTGGATTTACTAGATAAAAGAGAAATTTATGATGCGAAAACAGCGTATGCCATTCAATATTTACAGCTTCAACGGAAGGTAAATGGATGAATCAATATTACGTAGATTTACATATTCATATAGGTCGTACAAATTCAGGAAAACCAGTCAAAATCACAGGTGCAAAATCATTAACGATTGAAAATATTTTAAAAGAAGCCACTGAAGTGAAGGGCATGGACATGATTGGAGTTATTGATTGTCATGTCCCAGAGGTTCTAGATAAGCTAGAACTATTAATACAAGAAGGTGAAGTGTATCCTCTTGAAGAAGGTGGATTACGATTTAAGGATGTAACTCTATTACTTGGTTCAGAAATAGAGATTTATGATGAAAATTGTAAAGGGCCAATCCATGTTCTTGCATTTTTACCAACCCTTGAGAAAATGCGAGATTTCTCCATATGGTTATCAGGACGTATGAAAAATATAACCTTAAGCTCTCAACGAATGTATGAAACAGCCTTAAACCTACAGTATAAGGTGAAAGAACTATCTGGAATTTTTATACCAGCCCATGTGTTCACTCCGTATAAAAGCTTATATGGAAAAGGGGTAACCACTTCTCTTGAAGAGGTGTTTGACCCAGACCTTATAGATGCAATGGAACTAGGTTTAAGTTCCAATACTGAAATGGCAGACGAAATTAAGGAATTACACAACTATACATATGTAACTAATTCTGATGCCCATTCACTTGCTAAAATCGCAAGAGAATATCAGCTAGTTGAGATGGAACAACCAACTTTTGAGGAACTAAGAAAAGCACTTCATCGCCGAGAGGGAAGAAGAATCGTTGCAAATTATGGACTAGATCCTTTATTAGGGAAGTATCATCGAACAACCTGTGAAAAATGTGAGAAGCTAATGGATGATTTGTTAGAAGAAGTCTGTCCACATTGTGGTAGTAACCGCTTTGTAAAAGGAGTCTATGATCGAATAAAGGAACTTGCTAGTGATGAGGATAAGACCTCACCATTAAATCGTGCCACATATATTCACCAAGTTCCATTAGAATTTATACCAGGTCTTGGCCCGAAAACCTTGAAGAAACTACGCAACTATTTTAAAACTGAAATGGCAATTATCCATGAAGCACCAGAGTCCGCCATTAGGGAGCTATTACCAACAGGGATAGCAGAATCGATTATCCTAGCTAGAAGGGGTGAACTAACACTTCAATCCGGTGGCGGTGGAGTCTATGGGAAAGTGAAAAAATAAAAAACTCTAGTGGCAAGTAACGGGTTGTGTTGACGGGGAGAAACAATACAATCATCAAGGGAATTAGCAGACCAATTTTAGCATAGCTATTTGGTCTCTTCATTTACTTTAGTCTTGATTTAATGGGATTTGACCTTGAAATTAGACGCTTTTAGATTGCCGATTTATCCGATGCATAGTAATTATTATTCAATGTCCATGCCTGATAAAATATAGGTAAAGCATAAGAAGTTTGATCATTAATCGAGTGCCAAAGTTAGTTGAAATAAGGGAACATTTTCCCTTTAAACTGCAGAATATAACTTGGTTAGGGGTAATTAAGGGGAAATTTTCCCTTAAAGCAAAGCACAATCACCCTATTTGTATGTTTTTCAAGTAAATAGCGGGAAATTTTACCTCTATTTTAGCTATTTTTAGTCCCATTCCCTAAATAAAGGAAGTTTCGAGACTGTCGATTAATAGGGTAAGCAAATTTAGTTAAGTTGAATTTCTCAAATAATAGACCTATTTGGCTTGATTTTATGTATATTCCACCTGTTTTTACGCATTATTTGCTTTAATTTAACCAAGTTGTTCATGTTTTTAAACGAGATGGTGAGTTAATCGACAGTCTCGTTTCTCCCCTTATTTTATCAGCCCATGCTGCTGATTCCTTTTCTTCATCTGGGTCCGAGGGTTTCCGTTTTTTATGCCCGGGTGGGACTATGAATTAGGAATCACTTATTGAACGAACGGTTACTATTTTATAAATAAAAAAGCTCCGTAAGTTCCGAACTGTTTACTATATCAGGTGCTAATAGGGTTGTAGTTGTAAAAACATATGCTTTTCCCTTGCATTTTCTTTGTTAAATCCCACCTTCTCCCCCACAAAGGAACCCGTTTGCACAAGGCTACAGGAGTTTCATTTAAAATCTTCTATTAAAAGTCATAGTTTCTATTTTTTTTCATAGAATCTAGTAAGAGACTGATAGGAGGAACAATGAATGAATAAACAGACTCCAATAAAAATGGCGATTGCAAATCATATCCGTGAGCATTCCTCAATTTATATGTTCATCACAGTACTTTTTTTAATGGGTGTGATTTTTGGGGCAATTGTTGTAAATAGTTTAAATTGGAACCAAAAAGAAGATCTCTATTATTACTTAAGTCAATTTTTCGGACAAGTATCAGAGGGGCAATTTGCTACATCAACAGAGATGTTTAAGCAAAGCTATCTGCATAATATAAAATCGGTAGGATTAATGTGGCTACTAGGAATATCGATTATCGGTTTACCGGTTATTTTAATTCTATTATTTCTAAAAGGTGTAGTAGTAGGATTCACGGTAGGTTTCCTGGTTAACAAAATGGGGTGGGGAGGATTTTTACTATCACTTGTATCCGTCCTTCCGCAAAACCTATTAGTCATTCCTGCATTTATTGTAATTGGAACAATGGCGGTATCATTTTCATTAAAAATGATAAGACAACAGTTTGTAAAACGAGCAAATGAACCCATTTTACAGTTATTCACTAAATATACAATAATGATGGTTGGAATTAGTGTTATATTAGTAATAGCTTCGGGATTCGAAGCTTTTGCCTCACCTTATTTAATGAAGAACGTAATTGAAGTGCTCAAATAAGTGTATAATCCAAAAAAATAATAATAATTATAAATTAAGAAATATTATTTTTCTTAATTTGTAATAATTTTATTTGGACAGTTCCTTTAACTTTGTTATAATAAGATGGTAATGGCGAGGGAGGGAAATTGTTGGATGGAAAATCGGATTGAACGGATCAAGAAACAGCTGCATTCATCTAGCTATAAGTTAACACCACAACGTGAAGCAACTGTTAGGGTACTTCTTGAACATGAAGAGGATCATTTGAGTGCTGAAGATGTATACCTTCTCGTTAAAGAAAAAGCGCCGGAAATAGGTTTAGCAACGGTTTATCGTACATTAGAATTATTAACGGAATTAAAAATTGTTGATAAAATTAACTTTGGAGATGGAGTATCGAGATATGACCTGCGTCAAGAAGGAGCAGCTCATTTCCATCATCACTTAGTTTGTATTGAATGTGGCGCGGTAGATGAAATTCAGGAAGATCTGCTCGGAGATGTAGAAGAAATCGTCGAGAGAGATTGGAATTTTAAAATAAAGGATCACCGTCTAACTTTCCATGGAATCTGTCATAGATGTCATGAAAAAGCTGATGCTGAACCAGAAGAAATAGAAGCGTAATTACCTTTTCCATTGGAAGAGGTTTTATTTTATTTATAGGTCTTGGTATCCATGCTAATATCATTCGCACCATGGAGGATGAAAATGTTGTTAACATAGTTTGGAATGAGCGGAGAGCCACCTGACTCCTGCGGGATCTAGCGGTCACGTGAGACCCCGCTGGAGCCAAAAAGCGACGAGGAGGCTCACGGGCCGCACCGCGGAAAGCAGGTGGATCGCAGCGAATGCAACTCACTAACCTTAAGCCTTGGTACTAAGCAAAATTGACGCTTCCGCTTCATGAGTAAAAATTTTCGAAAGAATTCGGACAACCGTGTATAAAAACAGGTCGTTTTGGCATATCTTCTAATATAGTTCTTCTAAGAGATAAGTAATATAAGTCTCTTATAAAGTAACAATTGGAGGATATGAAATTATGAGAAAAATGTTGCAAATGACTTATGATACACTCAAAATTTTTATATTATTTACTGGCTGTACCATTTTGTTTTATTATGGAATTATGTGGATAAATCAAGAGTATGAAAATTACCATAGATACGATGAACCGCAAGGAACTGCTGTAAAAGTTTCAACGGTGGTTGAAGAAGAGTACAGTTGGTTCGATCGGTTAAAATTTTTCTACCATTATGGGGAGTAATGAACTTGGAAGATCAAATTAAAGACTTTTTGCATTATTTAATGGTTGAACGTCGATTAGCAGATAATACAATCATTTCATATGAACGAGATCTGAAGGAATATCATAAATACATAACGAAAGTGGAAAACCTACGATCCTTCAATGACGTTTCAAGAGCGCATATTATTCATTTTTTAAAACATTTACGAGAAAACGGTAAATCAACAAATACATTAGCAAGAAACATAGCTTCTATACGGTCATTACATCAGTTTCTGCTTCGTGAAAAAGTGACATCACAAGACCCTTCAGTTCATATTGAATCACCTCAGTTAACAAAAACACTGCCTAAAGTGCTTAGTATAAATGAGGTGGAAGCACTATTAGAGGCTCCTAAAAGCAATTCTCCCCTAGGGATACGTGATAAGGCAATGCTAGAATTACTTTATGCAACAGGTATTCGAGTAAGTGAGCTAATTGGTTTGAATCTCCATGATGTTCACTTAACAATGGGGTTTCTTCGTTGTATAGGAAAAGGAAACAAAGAACGTGTAATCCCGTTAGGTTCTACTGCGGCCGAAGCAATTAAAGTATATATTGAGAATGCTAGACCTAATATTTTAAGCCAGAAAAAATCAGAGGCATTATTTTTAAATCATCATGGAAATCCAATGACAAGACAAGGTTTTTGGAAAAATCTAAAAAAGCTAGCAATGATAGCGAACATCCAAAAAGAACTTACTCCACACACATTGAGACATTCATTTGCGACACACCTTTTAGAAAACGGTGCAGATATTCGTGCCGTTCAAGAAATGCTAGGTCATGCTGACATCTCAACCACTCAAATCTACACCCATGTAACCAAAGCTAGAATAAAGGATGTTTACAAACAATTTCATCCTAGAGCGTAATGAACGGCTTATAAAATTAAGATTACGGGATGAAACAAAGCTCGTAATCTTTTTTCTTTTGTGATCACCAGCTATTGAATCCTACCTATAGAATGATAAGGTTTATTAAAGAGAGACCTATAAACTCTGAGTATACGAACATACAAAAGAAAGGATATGTGCACTTTGCATGGAATGAGGGAGAAGGGAATGGAATGCAGCAAATGAAACTCTTTCAGCCCAAGTGTTTTTTTTAGGATAACTACTATATTTTTTTACCTTTTCACAGAAATTCTACTTGCAATAAGAGACTATCAAATTTATACTCAGGTTGTCAGACTTCTGACAAGTGAAAAAGTGTGGGTTAGTAACCTTATATGAGGGGAATATAATAAAAAGGTAAAGCCTCAGGCAAGAATACATAAAAAAACATCTAAGAATATAAAAAAGGAGGAAGCAATGATGTCAACGCATACATATAAACGAGTATTTTTAATAGTAATGGATTCAGTTGGAATTGGTGAAGCACCTGACGCTGAGAAGTTTGGTGATGTTGGATCTGACACCCTAGGCCATATTGCTGACCATGTAAAGGGCTTGAAGATGCCTTCCATGGAAAAGTTAGGGCTAGGCAATATCAAAGAAGTACAAGGAATTGCTAAAGTGGATGCTCCATTGGCCTACTATTCAAAAATGGAAGAAGCATCAAATGGAAAAGATACAATGACAGGTCATTGGGAGTTGATGGGCCTTTATATCGATACTCCATTCCGTGTTTTCCCTAATGGTTTTCCAGATGAATTATTGAATGAGTTAAAGGAAAGAACAGGAAGAGAGATTATCGGTAATAAGCCTGCTTCTGGAACCGAAATATTAGATGAACTTGGGAAAGAACATATGGAATCAGGCGCTTTAATTGTGTACACATCTGCAGACTCTGTATTACAAATTGCTGCACATGAAGAAATTGTGCCACTTGAGGAGTTATACAAAATTTGTGAAATTGCCCGTGAGTTAACATTGAATGAGAAATATATGGTCGGACGTATTATTGCACGACCATTTGTAGGTACACCTGATAAGTTTGAGAGAACGGCAAATCGTCATGATTATGCGTTAAAACCATTTGATCGTACAGTCATGAATGAATTAGCAGATTCAAAGTATGATGTGATTTCAATTGGGAAAATTGCAGACATATATGATGGAGAGGGCGTCACAAAGGCGCTACGTACGAAGTCAAATATGGATGGTATGGATAAATTAGTAGAAACCTTACATATGAATTTTACAGGTTTAAGCTTTTTGAATTTAGTTGATTTTGATGCACTTTTTGGTCATCGTCGAGATCCGGAAGGGTATGGACAAGCGCTTGAAGAATTTGATGCAAGGCTACCTGAAGTGTTCGAACTATTACAAGAAGATGACTTGTTAATCATTACAGCTGACCATGGAAATGACCCAACATACCCAGGCACGGATCATACAAGAGAATTTGTACCATTACTAGCATATAGTCCTAGTATGACAGCAGGAAAAGAATTTCCTGTGCGCAAAACATTTGCAGATGTTGGAGCGACAATCGCTGAGAATTTTCATGTAGCATTACCTAAATATGGAGAAAGCTTTCTTTCAAACTTAAGGGGGAAATAAAAAATGGTGAATAAACAAGCAATTAATACTTCAGCGGAGTTTTTAAAAAATAAGTTTTCAACAGCACCTGAAATAGGATTAATATTAGGGTCAGGCTTAGGTGTACTAGCTGACGAAATTGAAAATGCAATTAAAATTCCTTATTCAGACATTCCTGAATTTCCTGTATCAACGGTTGAGGGACATGCAGGTCAGCTAGTTTATGGAACGTTAAGAGGGAAAACAGTTTTAGCTATGCAAGGTAGATTCCATTTTTATGAAGGATATAGCTTAGAAAAGGTTACTTTCCCAATTCGAGTGATGAAGCAACTTGGGGTTTCAACATTGATTGTTACTAATGCAGCTGGTGGGGTAAATGAATCGTTTGAGGCTGGCGATTTAATGCTTATTTCTGACCATATTAATAATATGGGGACAAATCCGTTACTCGGCGAAAACGATAAAGACTTAGGGGTTCGTTTTCCTGATATGTCAGAAGCATATTCAAAAGAATTAAGAAAGTTAGCTCGATCGGTTGCTGAAAAATTAAATATCAATATTAAAGAAGGAATTTATGTTGGTAACACAGGACCAAGC
Encoded here:
- a CDS encoding purine-nucleoside phosphorylase, whose amino-acid sequence is MVNKQAINTSAEFLKNKFSTAPEIGLILGSGLGVLADEIENAIKIPYSDIPEFPVSTVEGHAGQLVYGTLRGKTVLAMQGRFHFYEGYSLEKVTFPIRVMKQLGVSTLIVTNAAGGVNESFEAGDLMLISDHINNMGTNPLLGENDKDLGVRFPDMSEAYSKELRKLARSVAEKLNINIKEGIYVGNTGPSYETPAEVRMLRVLGGDAVGMSTVPEVIVARHSGLKVLGISCISNMAAGILDQPLTHDEVIETTEKVKANFLAFVKEIVNRI
- a CDS encoding YqzK family protein, whose translation is MRKMLQMTYDTLKIFILFTGCTILFYYGIMWINQEYENYHRYDEPQGTAVKVSTVVEEEYSWFDRLKFFYHYGE
- the fur gene encoding ferric iron uptake transcriptional regulator, which codes for MENRIERIKKQLHSSSYKLTPQREATVRVLLEHEEDHLSAEDVYLLVKEKAPEIGLATVYRTLELLTELKIVDKINFGDGVSRYDLRQEGAAHFHHHLVCIECGAVDEIQEDLLGDVEEIVERDWNFKIKDHRLTFHGICHRCHEKADAEPEEIEA
- the spoIIM gene encoding stage II sporulation protein M; protein product: MNKQTPIKMAIANHIREHSSIYMFITVLFLMGVIFGAIVVNSLNWNQKEDLYYYLSQFFGQVSEGQFATSTEMFKQSYLHNIKSVGLMWLLGISIIGLPVILILLFLKGVVVGFTVGFLVNKMGWGGFLLSLVSVLPQNLLVIPAFIVIGTMAVSFSLKMIRQQFVKRANEPILQLFTKYTIMMVGISVILVIASGFEAFASPYLMKNVIEVLK
- the deoB gene encoding phosphopentomutase: MSTHTYKRVFLIVMDSVGIGEAPDAEKFGDVGSDTLGHIADHVKGLKMPSMEKLGLGNIKEVQGIAKVDAPLAYYSKMEEASNGKDTMTGHWELMGLYIDTPFRVFPNGFPDELLNELKERTGREIIGNKPASGTEILDELGKEHMESGALIVYTSADSVLQIAAHEEIVPLEELYKICEIARELTLNEKYMVGRIIARPFVGTPDKFERTANRHDYALKPFDRTVMNELADSKYDVISIGKIADIYDGEGVTKALRTKSNMDGMDKLVETLHMNFTGLSFLNLVDFDALFGHRRDPEGYGQALEEFDARLPEVFELLQEDDLLIITADHGNDPTYPGTDHTREFVPLLAYSPSMTAGKEFPVRKTFADVGATIAENFHVALPKYGESFLSNLRGK
- a CDS encoding endonuclease Q family protein, translating into MNQYYVDLHIHIGRTNSGKPVKITGAKSLTIENILKEATEVKGMDMIGVIDCHVPEVLDKLELLIQEGEVYPLEEGGLRFKDVTLLLGSEIEIYDENCKGPIHVLAFLPTLEKMRDFSIWLSGRMKNITLSSQRMYETALNLQYKVKELSGIFIPAHVFTPYKSLYGKGVTTSLEEVFDPDLIDAMELGLSSNTEMADEIKELHNYTYVTNSDAHSLAKIAREYQLVEMEQPTFEELRKALHRREGRRIVANYGLDPLLGKYHRTTCEKCEKLMDDLLEEVCPHCGSNRFVKGVYDRIKELASDEDKTSPLNRATYIHQVPLEFIPGLGPKTLKKLRNYFKTEMAIIHEAPESAIRELLPTGIAESIILARRGELTLQSGGGGVYGKVKK
- the xerD gene encoding site-specific tyrosine recombinase XerD codes for the protein MEDQIKDFLHYLMVERRLADNTIISYERDLKEYHKYITKVENLRSFNDVSRAHIIHFLKHLRENGKSTNTLARNIASIRSLHQFLLREKVTSQDPSVHIESPQLTKTLPKVLSINEVEALLEAPKSNSPLGIRDKAMLELLYATGIRVSELIGLNLHDVHLTMGFLRCIGKGNKERVIPLGSTAAEAIKVYIENARPNILSQKKSEALFLNHHGNPMTRQGFWKNLKKLAMIANIQKELTPHTLRHSFATHLLENGADIRAVQEMLGHADISTTQIYTHVTKARIKDVYKQFHPRA